One stretch of Cyclopterus lumpus isolate fCycLum1 chromosome 10, fCycLum1.pri, whole genome shotgun sequence DNA includes these proteins:
- the nxt2 gene encoding NTF2-related export protein 2, producing MANTLDFRTHVDQSCRYSEEFVNIYYDCMDKKRRNLTRLYLDKATLVWNGNAVSGQDALNEFFESLPSSEFQLQTLDCQPVHEQATQGQTTLLVVTGGTVKFEGNKQRFFNQNFLLTAQATPNNDQPVWKIASDCFRFQDWNN from the exons ATGGCGAACACGCTG GATTTCAGGACCCATGTCGACCAGTCATGCAGGTATTCAGAAGAATTTGTCAACATCTATTACGACTGCATGGATAAGAAAAGGAGG AACCTGACCCGACTCTACCTGGACAAGGCGACCTTGGTGTGGAACGGAAATGCAGTGTCGGGACAGGACGCTCTCAACGAGTTTTTTGAGTCGTTGCCCTCGAGCGAATTCCAACTTCAAACACTGGACTGTCAGCCAGTTCACG aACAAGCAACCCAGGGTCAGACTACACTGCTGGTGGTGACTGGCGGGACAGTGAAGTTTGAAGGGAACAAACAGCGTTTCTTCAACCAGAACTTTCTCTTGACAGCTCAGGCGACACCCAACAATGACCAGCCTGTTTGGAAGATTGCGAGTGACTGTTTCCGATTTCAGGACTGGAATAACTGA